The following proteins come from a genomic window of Acinonyx jubatus isolate Ajub_Pintada_27869175 chromosome C1, VMU_Ajub_asm_v1.0, whole genome shotgun sequence:
- the LOC106974116 gene encoding fatty-acid amide hydrolase 1-like, with product MCLWFLSEGDIVDPCIKGMVNWLRLPDLLKCFLAWILKYTEPRASQTCEEIRGVGTPKKLWEQHAAVQEYQQKFIAKWRSLDLDVLLMPAMDPAFHIYAILR from the exons ATGTGTCTGTGGTTCCTCAGTGAGGGGGACATTGTGGACCCCTGCATAAAGGGAATGGTCAACTGGCTCCGCCTGCCAGACCTACTCAAGTGTTTCTTGGCCTGGATCCTGAAGTACACA GAACCCCGAGCTAGCCAGACTTGTGAAGAGATTCGTGGAGTGGG GACTCCCAAGAAACTGTGGGAGCAGCACGCAGCAGTGCAG GAATATCAGCAAAAGTTCATAGCCAAGTGGAGGTCCCTGGACCTGGACGTGCTGCTGATGCCAGCTATGGACCCCGCCTTCCATATATATGCTATTCTGAGATAG